From Streptomyces sp. NBC_01460, a single genomic window includes:
- a CDS encoding TIGR00730 family Rossman fold protein, with the protein MNICVFLSAADLDARYTVPAREFAELLGRGGHTLVWGGSESGLMKVVADGVQESGGRLVGVSVDFLAAKARTNADEMVIAKDLAERKALLLEKSDAIVIMVGGTGTLDEATEILELKKHGKHTKPVVLLNTAGFYDGLHQQFLRMEDEGFLPLPLTELVFFAKDGVGALAYLEESAGQQ; encoded by the coding sequence ATGAACATCTGCGTCTTCCTCTCCGCCGCCGACCTCGACGCCCGCTACACCGTGCCCGCCCGCGAATTCGCCGAGCTGCTGGGCCGGGGCGGACACACCCTCGTCTGGGGAGGGTCGGAGAGCGGCCTCATGAAGGTCGTCGCCGACGGTGTGCAGGAGTCCGGCGGGCGGCTGGTGGGCGTGTCGGTGGACTTCCTGGCCGCCAAGGCGCGCACGAACGCCGACGAGATGGTGATCGCCAAGGACCTGGCCGAGCGCAAGGCGCTGCTCCTGGAGAAGTCGGACGCGATCGTGATCATGGTCGGCGGCACGGGCACGCTCGACGAGGCGACGGAGATCCTGGAGCTCAAGAAGCACGGCAAGCACACCAAGCCCGTCGTCCTGCTGAACACCGCCGGCTTCTACGACGGTCTGCACCAGCAGTTCCTGCGCATGGAGGACGAGGGCTTCCTGCCGCTGCCCCTGACCGAGCTGGTCTTCTTCGCCAAGGACGGCGTCGGGGCGCTGGCCTACCTGGAGGAGTCCGCCGGTCAGCAGTGA
- a CDS encoding DUF427 domain-containing protein, with protein MASTTGHIITVEPADVHVRAVHDGQVLADSRRPLVLRETGCPDRYYLPPEDVRGELLTPSDTRTHCPFKGDASYWSVPGAADLVWGYPDPKEQVQDIKGHFCFYATEVVSD; from the coding sequence ATGGCTTCCACCACAGGACACATCATCACCGTCGAACCCGCGGACGTACACGTGCGCGCCGTCCACGACGGGCAGGTGCTCGCCGACAGCCGCCGCCCGCTGGTGCTGCGCGAGACGGGCTGTCCGGACCGCTACTACCTGCCGCCCGAGGACGTCCGCGGTGAACTGCTGACGCCGTCGGACACCCGCACGCACTGCCCCTTCAAGGGGGACGCGTCGTACTGGTCGGTTCCGGGTGCGGCGGACCTCGTCTGGGGCTATCCGGACCCCAAGGAACAAGTCCAGGACATCAAGGGGCACTTCTGCTTCTACGCGACGGAGGTCGTGTCCGACTGA
- a CDS encoding SDR family oxidoreductase produces MPTHLITGAGSGIGAAVARRLLERGDDLVLLARDAGRAKELAALHPGARTLVGDLGNPDRLSWAFGQQTMPDRLDSLLHIAGVVELGTIGDLTPKAWHFQLNANLVSPAELTRLLLPQLRVAQGQVVFVNSGAGLTAHAEWGAYAASKHGLKALADSLRHEEHGNGVRVTSVYPGRTASPMQAKVHQQEGKEYDASRWIDPESVATTILLALDLPRDAEINDLTVRPGR; encoded by the coding sequence ATGCCTACTCACCTCATCACCGGCGCCGGCTCCGGTATCGGCGCGGCCGTCGCGCGCCGCCTCCTGGAGCGCGGCGACGACCTCGTGCTGCTGGCCCGGGACGCCGGACGCGCCAAGGAACTGGCCGCCCTCCACCCCGGTGCCCGCACGCTCGTCGGCGACCTCGGCAACCCCGACCGGCTCTCCTGGGCCTTCGGGCAGCAGACCATGCCCGACCGCCTCGACTCGCTGCTGCACATCGCGGGCGTCGTCGAGCTCGGCACGATCGGCGACCTCACCCCCAAGGCCTGGCACTTCCAGCTCAACGCCAACCTGGTCTCCCCGGCCGAGCTGACGCGTCTGCTGCTGCCGCAACTGCGCGTCGCCCAGGGCCAGGTCGTCTTCGTGAACTCCGGCGCGGGACTCACGGCGCATGCCGAGTGGGGGGCGTACGCCGCGAGCAAGCACGGGCTCAAGGCGCTCGCCGACTCGCTGCGCCACGAGGAGCACGGCAACGGGGTCAGGGTCACCTCCGTCTATCCCGGCCGCACCGCCAGCCCGATGCAGGCCAAGGTCCACCAGCAGGAGGGCAAGGAGTACGACGCCTCGCGCTGGATCGACCCGGAGTCGGTGGCCACCACGATCCTGCTCGCGCTCGATCTGCCGCGGGACGCCGAGATCAACGACCTGACGGTCCGTCCCGGCCGCTGA
- a CDS encoding N-acetylmuramoyl-L-alanine amidase: MGNNGSAGGSGKSPGHGISRRSLLIGGGVAAAGTAVLAADEIRRVWWRVPGVEKPREAGELDYSPARWVAASEANWRRADRPDDYGVDRVIIHVTQGSYASAVKVFQDPAHQAATHYIVGQNGRVTQMIRELDVAYHAGNRSFNERSVGIEHEGFVDRPQDFTAKMYESSARLTAAICRRYEIPVDREHIIGHVEVPGTDHTDPGPHWDWPRYMELVRAASTGGSRAS, from the coding sequence ATGGGGAACAACGGGAGTGCCGGCGGATCGGGTAAAAGCCCCGGTCACGGCATCAGCCGACGCTCGCTGCTGATCGGCGGCGGTGTCGCAGCAGCGGGCACGGCCGTACTGGCGGCGGACGAGATCCGGCGCGTGTGGTGGCGGGTGCCGGGTGTGGAGAAGCCACGCGAGGCCGGCGAGCTGGACTACTCCCCGGCACGCTGGGTGGCCGCCTCCGAGGCGAACTGGCGGCGGGCCGACCGCCCCGACGACTACGGCGTGGACCGGGTGATCATCCATGTCACCCAGGGCAGCTACGCGAGCGCGGTCAAGGTCTTCCAGGACCCCGCGCACCAGGCGGCGACGCACTACATCGTCGGGCAGAACGGCCGGGTGACGCAGATGATCCGCGAGCTGGACGTGGCGTACCACGCGGGCAACCGCTCGTTCAACGAGCGCAGCGTCGGCATCGAGCACGAGGGCTTCGTCGACCGCCCGCAGGACTTCACCGCGAAGATGTACGAGTCGTCGGCCCGGCTGACGGCGGCGATATGCAGGCGGTACGAGATCCCGGTGGACCGGGAGCACATCATCGGGCACGTCGAGGTGCCCGGCACGGACCACACCGATCCCGGACCGCACTGGGACTGGCCGCGCTACATGGAGCTGGTGCGCGCGGCGTCCACAGGGGGTTCCCGGGCTAGCTGA
- a CDS encoding TetR family transcriptional regulator, with protein MSHTIGIRQAQKLKTRQALLDAALELLEHQSLSSLGLREVTRAVGVTPTAFYRHFDGTASLGVALVEETLGSLHGMIGAILTDTGDSEERLDRSVGLIARHVTAQPAHFRFIAREQHGGVVQVREAIDAQLRGFAEEVAHVLGTEPESAGWDREDLLMLGGLYVDHMVLTASALLDAGPRGEQEVVRVARRRLRLVTLGRAHWLDTP; from the coding sequence ATGAGTCACACCATCGGCATCCGCCAGGCCCAGAAGCTGAAGACGCGTCAGGCGCTGCTCGACGCCGCCCTGGAGCTGCTGGAGCACCAGAGCCTCAGCAGCCTGGGCCTGCGCGAGGTCACCCGGGCCGTGGGAGTGACCCCGACCGCCTTCTACCGCCACTTCGACGGCACGGCGTCCCTGGGCGTCGCCCTCGTCGAGGAGACCCTCGGGAGCCTGCACGGCATGATCGGCGCGATCCTCACCGACACGGGGGACAGCGAGGAGAGGCTCGACCGCAGCGTCGGCCTGATAGCCCGTCATGTCACCGCACAGCCGGCCCACTTCCGCTTCATCGCCCGTGAGCAGCACGGCGGCGTGGTCCAGGTCCGCGAAGCCATCGACGCCCAGCTGCGCGGCTTCGCCGAGGAGGTCGCCCATGTCCTCGGAACGGAGCCGGAGTCGGCGGGCTGGGACCGGGAGGACCTGCTGATGCTGGGCGGCCTGTACGTCGACCACATGGTGCTCACCGCGTCGGCCCTGCTGGACGCCGGCCCCCGGGGCGAGCAGGAGGTCGTCCGGGTCGCGCGGCGCAGGCTGCGCCTGGTCACGCTGGGCCGGGCCCACTGGCTGGACACGCCGTAG
- a CDS encoding alpha/beta fold hydrolase, with amino-acid sequence MSDWTLDRTFTSSSGEVRWTALGPEQAPPVVLVHGTPFSSYVWRGIARGLAQDHRVHVWDLPGYGASAQYPGQDVSLGAQAGVLTELLDHWGLGEPALIAHDFGGCVALRAHLLHGARYRRLALVDPVALAPWGSPAYRLLGGRAEVFGALPPELHRALVTEYVGSASHRGLHPAVLDRLVAPWCTEAGQPAFYRQISQNDQRFTDEIQHRYGELDLPVLICWGTEDTWIPVARGHELAGTIPGAELRLIDGAGHLVQEDAPAELTAALTRFLRTAP; translated from the coding sequence ATGAGCGACTGGACACTCGACCGGACCTTCACCAGCTCCTCGGGCGAGGTGCGCTGGACCGCCCTCGGCCCGGAACAGGCCCCTCCCGTCGTCCTCGTGCACGGCACGCCCTTCTCCTCGTACGTCTGGCGGGGCATCGCACGGGGGCTCGCCCAGGACCACCGCGTCCATGTGTGGGACCTCCCGGGGTACGGCGCCTCCGCGCAGTACCCCGGCCAGGACGTGTCGCTGGGCGCCCAGGCCGGGGTGCTCACCGAGCTCCTCGATCACTGGGGGCTCGGCGAACCGGCTTTGATCGCCCACGACTTCGGGGGCTGCGTGGCCCTGCGCGCCCACCTTCTGCACGGCGCCCGCTACCGGCGTCTGGCCCTCGTCGACCCGGTGGCGCTGGCCCCCTGGGGTTCGCCCGCCTACCGGCTCCTCGGCGGGCGGGCCGAGGTGTTCGGCGCGCTGCCGCCCGAGCTGCACCGCGCGCTGGTGACCGAGTACGTCGGCTCGGCCAGCCACCGGGGGCTGCATCCGGCGGTGCTCGACCGGCTCGTCGCCCCCTGGTGCACCGAGGCCGGGCAGCCCGCGTTCTACCGGCAGATCTCGCAGAACGACCAGAGGTTCACCGACGAGATCCAGCACCGCTACGGGGAGCTGGATCTGCCCGTGCTGATCTGCTGGGGTACGGAGGACACCTGGATCCCGGTCGCCCGCGGCCATGAGCTGGCCGGGACGATCCCCGGTGCCGAGCTGCGGCTGATCGACGGGGCGGGGCACCTGGTCCAGGAGGACGCGCCCGCCGAGCTCACGGCGGCGCTCACCCGTTTCCTGCGTACAGCTCCGTGA
- a CDS encoding DUF4190 domain-containing protein: protein MALTTARTGRIPHTAPRDARTVDAPSSGTRPAGTRPAGREADGLAVASFVLGLLGLLVMNVLLGPVAIVMALLALARSTTRRGRALLGLALGVADLAVLAVLVTANGTVSWSLAG from the coding sequence ATGGCACTCACCACCGCACGTACCGGACGCATCCCGCACACCGCTCCGCGTGACGCCCGCACCGTCGACGCGCCCTCTTCCGGCACCCGCCCGGCAGGCACCCGCCCGGCCGGCCGGGAGGCCGACGGGCTCGCTGTCGCCTCGTTCGTGCTCGGGCTCCTCGGCCTGCTCGTGATGAACGTCCTGCTGGGGCCGGTCGCCATCGTCATGGCACTGCTGGCTCTCGCCCGCTCCACCACCCGCCGTGGCCGCGCCCTGCTCGGACTGGCCCTGGGGGTCGCGGATCTGGCCGTCCTCGCCGTGCTGGTCACCGCCAACGGCACGGTCTCCTGGAGCCTCGCGGGCTGA
- a CDS encoding alpha/beta fold hydrolase, which produces MDKTLSRDGTSIAYRRRGDGPPVILVGGALSTAADGAPLAALLAPRFTVVTYDRRGRGASGDGGPYALRREIEDLTAVAAATGGRVSLFGMLSGGALALEAHAAGLPVDLLAVYEPPYTPGATGLLYKSRCTALLHRLLAGGDRGGAVELYLSRTGVPEATIARMRRAPLWPGLEALAHTLAYDDALLGDGSVPTARFGSLTARTLVVTGGFSTAEAQETTLALAAAIPRARHRTLTGQTRDLAPHVIAPVLADFFARDRILRAAS; this is translated from the coding sequence ATGGACAAGACTCTCTCCCGTGACGGCACGTCGATCGCGTACCGCCGCCGCGGCGACGGGCCGCCGGTGATCCTGGTCGGCGGGGCCCTGAGCACCGCGGCCGACGGGGCGCCGCTGGCCGCTCTGCTGGCCCCGCGCTTCACGGTCGTCACGTACGACCGGCGGGGCCGCGGGGCGAGCGGCGACGGCGGGCCGTACGCGCTCCGCCGCGAGATCGAGGACCTGACGGCGGTGGCGGCCGCGACGGGTGGGCGCGTCTCGCTGTTCGGGATGCTGTCCGGCGGGGCCCTGGCCCTGGAGGCGCACGCCGCGGGGCTGCCGGTGGACCTGCTCGCGGTCTACGAGCCGCCGTACACCCCCGGTGCCACGGGTCTCCTGTACAAGTCCCGCTGCACGGCGCTGCTGCACCGGCTGCTGGCGGGCGGCGACCGGGGCGGCGCCGTCGAGCTGTACCTGTCGCGGACCGGGGTCCCGGAGGCGACGATCGCCCGCATGCGGCGCGCCCCGCTGTGGCCCGGCCTCGAAGCGCTGGCGCACACCCTCGCGTACGACGACGCGCTGCTCGGGGACGGCTCGGTTCCCACAGCGAGGTTCGGGTCCCTCACGGCCCGCACCCTGGTGGTGACGGGCGGCTTCAGCACCGCAGAGGCCCAGGAGACGACCCTCGCCCTCGCCGCCGCGATCCCCCGGGCCAGGCACCGCACGCTGACGGGCCAGACGCGCGACCTGGCACCCCATGTGATCGCCCCGGTGCTGGCGGACTTCTTCGCCAGGGACAGGATCCTGCGCGCCGCGTCCTGA
- a CDS encoding cysteine desulfurase family protein — protein sequence MAYLDHAATTPMLPEAIAAMTTQLAVTGNASSLHAAGRRARRTVEESRETLADALGARPSEVVLTSGGTEADNLAVKGLYWARRDADPRRTRVLASPVEHHAVLDAVDWLAEHEGATVEYLPVDAYGRVHPDALREALARDPDDVALVTVMWANNEIGTIMPIRELAQVAREFDVPMHADAVQAFGQLEVDFARSGLAAMTVSAHKIGGPFGIGALLLGREYTPVPVLHGGGQERHVRSGTLDVPAVAAFAVAGRHAADGREGFAGRIGALRDELAAAVLKAVPDALLGGDPAPGGRLPANAHFTFPGCEGDSLLLLLDAQGIECSTGSACTAGIAQPSHVLLATGTDPALARGTLRFSLGHTSTGQDVEELARAIGPAVERARTAGLS from the coding sequence ATGGCTTACCTCGACCACGCCGCGACCACGCCGATGCTTCCGGAGGCGATCGCGGCGATGACCACGCAGCTCGCCGTCACCGGTAACGCGTCCTCCCTGCACGCAGCCGGGCGCCGGGCCCGCCGTACCGTCGAGGAGTCCAGAGAGACCCTCGCCGACGCGCTCGGCGCACGCCCCAGCGAGGTGGTCCTGACCTCCGGCGGCACCGAGGCGGACAACCTCGCCGTGAAGGGGCTCTACTGGGCCCGCCGCGACGCCGACCCCCGGCGCACGCGCGTCCTCGCCAGCCCCGTCGAGCACCACGCCGTCCTCGACGCCGTGGACTGGCTCGCCGAGCACGAGGGCGCCACCGTCGAATACCTCCCCGTCGACGCGTACGGGAGGGTGCACCCGGACGCGCTGCGTGAGGCGCTCGCCCGCGACCCCGACGACGTCGCCCTGGTCACCGTGATGTGGGCCAACAACGAGATCGGCACCATCATGCCGATACGTGAACTCGCCCAGGTGGCGCGCGAGTTCGACGTCCCCATGCACGCCGACGCGGTGCAGGCGTTCGGGCAGCTGGAGGTCGACTTCGCCCGCTCGGGGCTGGCCGCGATGACGGTCAGCGCCCACAAGATCGGCGGCCCGTTCGGCATCGGCGCGCTCCTGCTCGGGCGCGAGTACACCCCCGTGCCCGTCCTGCACGGCGGCGGACAGGAGCGCCATGTGCGCTCCGGCACGCTCGACGTACCCGCCGTGGCCGCGTTCGCCGTGGCCGGGCGGCACGCCGCCGACGGACGCGAGGGCTTCGCCGGCAGGATCGGCGCGCTCCGGGACGAGCTGGCCGCCGCCGTCCTGAAGGCCGTCCCCGACGCCCTCCTCGGCGGCGACCCCGCGCCCGGCGGGCGGCTTCCGGCCAACGCCCACTTCACCTTCCCCGGCTGCGAGGGCGACTCCCTGCTGCTGCTGCTCGACGCCCAGGGCATCGAGTGCTCCACCGGGTCCGCGTGCACCGCCGGGATCGCGCAGCCCAGTCATGTGCTGCTGGCCACGGGAACCGACCCCGCCCTCGCGCGCGGCACGCTGCGCTTCTCGCTCGGCCACACCTCGACCGGGCAGGACGTCGAGGAGCTCGCGCGGGCGATCGGCCCTGCTGTCGAGCGGGCCCGGACGGCGGGGCTCAGCTAG
- the mnmA gene encoding tRNA 2-thiouridine(34) synthase MnmA codes for MTQTSQRPLRVLAAMSGGVDSAVAAARAAEAGHDVTGVHLALSANPQSFRTGARGCCTIEDSRDARRAADVIGIPFYVWDLAERFREDVVDDFVAEYEAGRTPNPCLRCNEKIKFAALLDKALALGFDAVCTGHYATVVLKEDGTREMHRASDMAKDQSYVLGVLDEKQLAHAMFPLGDTLTTKDEIRAEAERRGLAVAKKPDSHDICFIADGDTQGFLAGRLGGPAQGDILDEEGAKVGTHEGAFGFTIGQRKGLRIGHPAPDGKPRYVLDISPVNNTVTVGPAEALDVTALTAIRPRWCGTAPTGPGTYTAQLRAHGGETEVTAELVDGTLSVTFAEPVRGVAPGQAVVLYDGTRVVGSATIATTVRRETAAAAG; via the coding sequence ATGACTCAGACCTCCCAGCGCCCCCTCCGTGTGCTCGCCGCCATGTCGGGCGGAGTCGACTCCGCCGTCGCGGCCGCCCGAGCCGCCGAGGCCGGCCACGACGTGACCGGTGTGCACCTCGCCCTCTCCGCGAACCCGCAGTCCTTCCGCACGGGCGCCCGCGGCTGTTGCACCATCGAGGACTCCCGGGACGCCCGCCGCGCGGCGGACGTCATCGGCATCCCGTTCTACGTCTGGGACCTGGCGGAACGCTTCCGCGAGGACGTCGTGGACGACTTCGTCGCCGAGTACGAGGCGGGGCGCACGCCCAACCCCTGCCTGCGCTGCAACGAGAAGATCAAGTTCGCCGCGCTGCTCGACAAGGCGCTCGCCCTCGGCTTCGACGCGGTGTGCACCGGCCACTACGCCACCGTCGTGCTCAAGGAGGACGGCACCCGGGAGATGCACCGCGCCTCGGACATGGCCAAGGACCAGAGCTACGTCCTCGGCGTCCTGGACGAGAAGCAGCTCGCCCACGCGATGTTCCCGCTCGGTGACACCCTCACCACCAAGGACGAGATCCGGGCCGAGGCCGAGCGCCGGGGCCTGGCGGTCGCCAAGAAGCCGGACAGCCACGACATCTGCTTCATCGCCGACGGCGACACCCAGGGCTTCCTGGCCGGCCGCCTCGGCGGCCCGGCCCAGGGCGACATCCTCGACGAGGAGGGCGCCAAGGTGGGCACCCACGAGGGCGCCTTCGGCTTCACCATCGGCCAGCGCAAGGGTCTGCGCATCGGCCACCCGGCCCCCGACGGCAAGCCCCGCTACGTCCTGGACATCTCCCCGGTGAACAACACGGTGACGGTCGGCCCGGCGGAGGCCCTCGACGTCACCGCCCTGACCGCCATCAGGCCCCGCTGGTGCGGCACCGCCCCCACGGGCCCCGGCACGTACACCGCCCAGCTCCGCGCCCACGGCGGCGAGACCGAGGTGACGGCGGAGCTGGTGGACGGCACCCTGTCCGTCACCTTCGCCGAGCCGGTCCGGGGCGTCGCCCCCGGCCAGGCGGTCGTGCTGTACGACGGCACCCGGGTCGTCGGCTCGGCCACCATCGCGACGACCGTGCGCCGGGAGACGGCCGCGGCGGCGGGCTGA
- a CDS encoding TetR/AcrR family transcriptional regulator, with the protein MSPKQHRGEVTSDALLDAALRVFVTSGEQGLTVNAVTRASGISLGSLYHHFGSLDGLIGALGHRWLGRLLGGLAEALKDTDTAREGIAAAVEAYLAFVQEHPGPALLLHSPLSDRKGMAQGKEVRDSQEARVSDMAAWIRLRVDSGELAPLPQPLIESLVLGPVVAVARRSLSGIDDVDLDEAARLLPEQIWRSVRA; encoded by the coding sequence ATGAGCCCCAAGCAGCATCGCGGCGAAGTGACGTCCGACGCCCTCCTGGACGCCGCGCTCCGGGTGTTCGTCACGTCGGGTGAGCAGGGCCTCACGGTCAACGCCGTCACCCGGGCCAGCGGCATCAGCCTGGGCAGTCTCTACCACCACTTCGGCAGCCTCGACGGTCTGATCGGCGCCCTCGGTCACCGCTGGCTGGGCCGGCTGCTGGGCGGTCTGGCCGAAGCCCTGAAGGACACGGACACCGCACGGGAGGGCATCGCCGCCGCCGTGGAGGCCTACCTGGCCTTCGTCCAGGAGCATCCGGGGCCCGCCCTGCTCCTGCACTCCCCGCTCTCCGACCGCAAGGGCATGGCCCAGGGCAAGGAGGTCCGCGATTCCCAGGAGGCCAGGGTCTCGGACATGGCGGCCTGGATCCGGCTGCGCGTGGACTCCGGGGAGCTCGCCCCGCTCCCGCAGCCGCTGATCGAGTCCCTCGTCCTGGGCCCCGTCGTGGCCGTCGCCCGCCGGTCGCTGTCGGGCATCGACGACGTGGACCTCGACGAAGCGGCACGCCTCCTGCCGGAGCAGATCTGGCGTTCGGTCCGGGCGTAG
- a CDS encoding serine/threonine-protein kinase translates to MGASDLTGSGAKPLEADDPRQIGGIPLAGRLGSGGMGRVYLGVHEGRYVAVKQVLPSIAGEDQDFVRRFGHELDNLAQLPEEATAPLLASDRNARPPWLATAYVPGLTLSKAIELHRGPLPADTLWLLLREAAAGLVSVHERGMVHRDLKPSNIMLTAGGATVIDFGVARAAEQSQLTRSGMVVGTPAYMAPEQATTRRDLSGAADVFALGSVIAYAASGSPPFGEESGPAVLYRIVHEEPDLEAVRRLDPGLAEVVAACLDKDAEARPTASELVRRAAERGPFPAPLWPDSINGNLAEKAAFAAHVQEIELPESESVETLRLGGKDGSRSRREGQEAASHPKSRERRRRTRVFLAVIPVVVTVGGATLAVQLLPYTFGPDDRAAAAGPSVSAAGPAVPTASPSGPRPSGSASPGKTPKGKEKDEGAGEEERETEDGASSPAPGAGDAGSGSQDGSGGADGASVSGSASGASGSTGGSGSGTSGGSGTAGGSTTSGGGTGSGGTTTPSGTHRYRNGDNNKCLVTVYGSTDDGDCADPSATWTVRNLSGGSFELVNKQSGRCLSANMLNQAVFVGACDGAGPRRWRAGSGGGFVSVYNSGCLDLAFGGGIAANSCAGEASQRWTAL, encoded by the coding sequence GTGGGTGCGTCAGACCTGACGGGCAGCGGGGCCAAGCCGCTGGAAGCGGACGATCCGCGGCAGATCGGCGGAATTCCGCTCGCGGGGCGCCTCGGCTCCGGTGGGATGGGCCGCGTGTACCTCGGTGTCCACGAGGGGCGGTACGTCGCCGTCAAGCAGGTGCTCCCCTCGATCGCGGGTGAGGACCAGGACTTCGTCCGCCGTTTCGGGCACGAGCTGGACAACCTCGCCCAGCTGCCCGAGGAGGCCACCGCGCCCCTGCTGGCCAGCGACCGGAACGCACGGCCTCCCTGGCTGGCGACGGCGTACGTTCCCGGGCTCACCCTGAGCAAGGCCATCGAGCTGCACAGGGGCCCGCTGCCCGCCGACACCCTGTGGCTGCTGCTGCGCGAGGCCGCGGCAGGGCTGGTGTCCGTGCACGAGCGGGGCATGGTGCACCGGGACCTCAAGCCGTCCAACATCATGCTGACCGCGGGAGGCGCCACCGTCATCGACTTCGGCGTGGCGCGGGCCGCCGAGCAGAGCCAGCTGACCAGGAGCGGGATGGTGGTCGGCACGCCGGCCTACATGGCTCCCGAACAGGCCACGACGAGGCGGGATCTGAGCGGCGCGGCCGATGTGTTCGCGCTGGGTTCGGTCATCGCGTACGCCGCGAGCGGCAGTCCGCCCTTCGGCGAGGAGTCCGGCCCCGCCGTGCTCTACCGCATCGTGCACGAGGAGCCCGACCTGGAAGCGGTGCGGCGGCTGGACCCCGGTCTCGCCGAGGTCGTCGCGGCCTGTCTCGACAAGGACGCCGAGGCCCGTCCCACGGCGTCCGAGCTGGTACGGCGTGCCGCGGAGCGCGGGCCGTTCCCGGCTCCGCTGTGGCCGGATTCCATCAACGGGAACCTCGCGGAGAAGGCCGCGTTCGCCGCGCACGTCCAGGAGATCGAGCTGCCCGAGTCCGAGTCCGTGGAGACGCTGCGCCTCGGCGGGAAGGACGGCTCCCGTTCCCGGAGGGAGGGCCAGGAGGCCGCGTCGCACCCGAAGTCCCGTGAGCGCCGACGACGGACCCGCGTGTTCCTCGCCGTGATTCCCGTGGTCGTGACGGTGGGCGGAGCGACACTCGCCGTCCAGCTCCTGCCCTACACCTTCGGGCCGGACGACCGCGCGGCGGCCGCCGGCCCGTCCGTGTCGGCCGCAGGCCCGGCCGTGCCCACGGCGTCCCCGTCGGGGCCCCGCCCGTCCGGGTCGGCGTCACCGGGGAAGACGCCGAAGGGCAAGGAGAAGGACGAAGGGGCCGGGGAGGAGGAGCGTGAGACGGAGGACGGTGCTTCCTCTCCCGCCCCGGGAGCGGGCGACGCGGGGAGCGGCTCTCAGGACGGTTCGGGTGGCGCGGACGGCGCGAGCGTTTCCGGCTCCGCGAGCGGCGCAAGCGGCAGTACCGGCGGAAGCGGGTCCGGCACTTCCGGTGGGTCGGGCACGGCGGGGGGATCCACCACGTCCGGCGGCGGTACCGGCTCCGGTGGCACCACCACACCCTCCGGGACCCACCGGTACCGCAACGGCGACAACAACAAGTGCCTCGTCACCGTGTACGGCAGTACGGACGACGGCGACTGCGCCGACCCGAGCGCGACCTGGACCGTCCGGAACCTGTCCGGGGGGAGCTTCGAGCTCGTCAACAAGCAGAGCGGCCGGTGCCTGTCCGCGAACATGCTCAACCAGGCCGTCTTCGTGGGTGCGTGCGACGGCGCGGGTCCGCGCCGCTGGCGTGCGGGGTCGGGGGGCGGCTTCGTCAGCGTCTACAACAGTGGCTGTCTCGACCTGGCCTTCGGCGGCGGCATCGCCGCGAACAGCTGCGCGGGGGAGGCGTCGCAACGCTGGACGGCCCTGTGA